One Terriglobia bacterium DNA window includes the following coding sequences:
- a CDS encoding HU family DNA-binding protein, whose product MNKDDLSKAVHDIHGGMSYTDALKIVDVILETIKKRLVQDEKVVISGFGCFRIVKRKDRRGVNPRTGDAIVIRGRKAVVFKPSKYLKSL is encoded by the coding sequence ATGAACAAAGACGACCTCAGCAAGGCGGTTCACGACATTCACGGGGGCATGTCCTACACAGACGCGCTGAAGATCGTAGACGTGATCCTTGAAACAATCAAGAAGCGGCTGGTCCAGGACGAAAAAGTCGTGATCAGCGGATTCGGCTGCTTCCGGATTGTGAAAAGGAAGGACAGAAGAGGCGTAAATCCCCGCACAGGGGATGCTATCGTTATCCGGGGCAGGAAGGCGGTGGTCTTCAAACCTTCCAAATACCTTAAATCGCTCTGA
- the coaD gene encoding pantetheine-phosphate adenylyltransferase, which yields MKIRAVYPGTFDPVTNGHLDLIWRCAALFDDVVVAILSNTDKVPFFSIEERVEMLENVVNDLPNVSVTTFGGLLVDYAQQIKASVIVRGIRAISDYEYELQMALMNRRLSSKVETVFLMPAEAYSYLSSRLVKEISALGGSVRGLVPPIVERRLKRRYGRQS from the coding sequence ATGAAGATTCGAGCGGTCTATCCTGGGACTTTCGATCCTGTCACCAACGGGCACCTGGATCTGATCTGGCGTTGCGCGGCGCTATTTGACGATGTCGTCGTCGCGATCCTGAGCAACACCGACAAGGTCCCGTTTTTTTCCATCGAAGAGCGGGTCGAAATGCTGGAGAACGTAGTCAACGATCTGCCGAACGTTTCGGTGACCACCTTCGGCGGGCTGCTCGTCGATTACGCCCAGCAGATCAAGGCATCGGTGATCGTGCGCGGCATCCGTGCGATCTCCGACTATGAATACGAGCTGCAAATGGCGCTGATGAACCGGCGGCTCTCTTCAAAGGTCGAAACCGTTTTCCTGATGCCGGCGGAAGCGTATTCGTACCTGAGTTCACGCCTTGTCAAAGAGATTTCGGCGCTCGGAGGGTCCGTGCGCGGGCTGGTTCCACCGATTGTGGAGCGGCGTCTCAAACGCAGATATGGCCGCCAGTCCTAG
- a CDS encoding M23 family metallopeptidase has product MSFDRKPGKSYIIVERRSLCVVLLAFLLPLVGAAGYRVLEHGKAAPPVLSAISVPHAPSLPAAPKLIEFSDKFRKNETITNALMRHGLTKEQVIELVKMARPVWPRTKVVAGEEFQGNLYPDGAFHEFRYRIDPDRWITVYRDGDKFVPLVKKFDLELRTVAVNGVIQNSLFVAMTEAGERENLAGDFSNIFAWDVDFDTDIQKGDSFRILLEKKYLNGKFDRYVNILAAELSVGKKRLAAFRFQNEFYDSNGKSLKKSLLKSPLNFAARISSRFSGARLHPILRIVRPHLGVDYAAPVGTPVAAVASGRIVFAGWDGGFGNSIRLRHASGGLETVYSHLSRILVHSGQQVAQGERIGNVGATGLATGPHLDFRVMEHGRYINPTKKIVPDAPPVAANLMASFAALRNDLRGRLDQLTNGGTDLASAANPAIAGGPTSK; this is encoded by the coding sequence TTGAGTTTTGACAGAAAGCCCGGCAAATCATACATAATCGTAGAGCGACGATCTCTGTGTGTGGTCCTCCTCGCTTTCCTGCTCCCCTTGGTGGGCGCGGCCGGCTACCGCGTATTGGAGCACGGAAAAGCTGCCCCGCCCGTGCTGTCGGCGATCTCGGTTCCACACGCTCCCAGCCTGCCCGCGGCACCAAAGCTCATCGAGTTTTCCGACAAATTCCGCAAGAACGAAACGATCACCAATGCCCTCATGCGCCACGGGTTGACGAAGGAGCAGGTCATTGAACTGGTGAAGATGGCGCGTCCTGTCTGGCCGCGCACCAAGGTGGTCGCCGGAGAGGAGTTTCAGGGCAATCTCTACCCGGATGGTGCGTTTCACGAGTTCCGCTATCGCATCGATCCTGATCGCTGGATCACGGTCTATCGCGACGGAGACAAGTTTGTCCCGCTGGTTAAGAAATTCGACCTTGAGCTTCGCACGGTCGCGGTCAATGGCGTCATCCAAAACTCCCTGTTTGTAGCCATGACTGAAGCCGGCGAGCGTGAGAATCTTGCAGGTGATTTTTCCAACATTTTCGCCTGGGACGTGGATTTCGATACCGACATCCAGAAGGGTGACAGCTTCCGGATTTTGCTGGAAAAGAAGTATCTGAACGGGAAATTCGACCGTTATGTCAATATCCTGGCTGCAGAACTCAGCGTCGGTAAGAAGCGTCTCGCCGCCTTCCGTTTTCAGAACGAGTTTTACGATAGCAACGGAAAGTCGCTCAAAAAGTCGCTGCTCAAATCCCCTCTGAATTTCGCCGCGCGCATCTCATCGCGGTTTTCCGGTGCCCGTCTGCATCCGATCCTGAGGATCGTGCGGCCCCACCTGGGCGTCGACTACGCTGCGCCGGTCGGAACGCCTGTCGCCGCCGTGGCTTCGGGCAGAATCGTATTTGCCGGATGGGACGGCGGCTTCGGCAACAGCATCCGTCTACGCCATGCTTCCGGTGGTTTGGAGACTGTGTATTCCCATCTGTCCCGTATCCTGGTCCACAGCGGCCAGCAGGTGGCGCAAGGGGAGCGCATCGGCAATGTGGGAGCCACCGGGCTGGCCACGGGACCCCACCTTGATTTTCGTGTGATGGAGCACGGAAGATACATCAATCCGACCAAGAAGATCGTTCCGGATGCTCCGCCGGTGGCGGCGAACCTGATGGCCAGTTTTGCCGCACTGCGTAATGACTTGCGCGGCCGTTTGGACCAGCTCACAAACGGCGGGACGGACCTTGCCAGTGCTGCTAACCCCGCTATCGCAGGAGGACCGACTTCGAAATGA
- a CDS encoding MerR family transcriptional regulator, which translates to MQFTTSKLYYRIGEVCDIVGVEAHVLRYWETEFPSLAPPKNKAGQRTYRPKDVELLLTIRRLLYDEGFTIAGARRQLARGTRDAAALGQPRREIVAKPSKPAPAAPAQRLNQVREELENILTLLDRE; encoded by the coding sequence ATGCAGTTCACTACCAGCAAGCTCTACTACCGGATCGGCGAAGTTTGCGACATTGTCGGGGTGGAGGCGCATGTCCTGCGCTATTGGGAAACCGAGTTCCCCAGTCTCGCGCCGCCGAAGAACAAGGCCGGGCAGCGAACCTATCGGCCCAAGGATGTCGAACTGCTGCTGACCATTCGCAGGCTTTTGTACGACGAAGGATTTACCATCGCCGGGGCGCGCAGGCAACTTGCGCGCGGGACAAGGGATGCGGCGGCGCTCGGGCAGCCACGCCGCGAGATTGTCGCCAAACCGTCGAAACCCGCACCAGCTGCTCCTGCGCAGCGGCTCAATCAGGTCCGCGAGGAGCTGGAGAATATATTGACTTTGCTCGATCGCGAGTGA
- the recG gene encoding ATP-dependent DNA helicase RecG — protein sequence MPNSADVAERKTMSLDASVQYLKGVGPKRAEELAAQGIRTVGDLLDYPPFRYEDRTEYRPLRSLREGEWVLTRGQICSVGGFETRRRRLSVFEILVRDGTASVELKFFNQPYLRNVYRQGMKLVIYGQVKRDTYARGALCFTNPECEVLEEESAGISVHSGRVVPIYRRLGALRARALRQILYRAVGGMPPETVDPLPPYLRRQYRLLPRARALALIHFPELRATAPDARAAEMEMLNRGLSPAHKRMIFEELFQAQVGVGLVRESRTRVLKERKLRLGEEVRRAIKKILPFHPTVAQKRVLKEIAEDMCSPRPMSRLLQGDVGSGKTIVAAQAAIIAVENGFQAAIMAPTEILAEQHYFNFRRLLAPLRYPMDILRGSLPAKEKRGALERIRSGETRVAIGTHALIQEGVEFRNLALVVVDEQHRFGVIQRNVLKSKGKLPDMLVMTATPIPRSLALTLYGDLEVSVIDELPPGRRPIQTRWIQGKERAEAFDEMRRVAAEGHQVYVVYPLVEKTEKSDLRAATQMAAQLQEKIFPDLRVGLLHGKMKSVEKDQIMNAFAAGEIQILVATTVIEVGVDVANATLMVIEHAERFGLAQLHQLRGRVGRGAAQSLCLLIGNARGNPEAQRRLEIMCETNDGFRIAEVDLELRGPGEIVGTRQSGMPVFKYANLVRDRKALEIAHTEAQRFIRMLKTNADEECRRIGALIRERWRDRYDIALAG from the coding sequence ATGCCAAATTCCGCGGACGTGGCTGAACGCAAGACGATGAGTCTGGATGCATCGGTTCAATACCTGAAGGGCGTCGGCCCAAAACGTGCCGAGGAACTTGCGGCGCAGGGCATCCGCACGGTCGGCGACCTGCTTGACTATCCTCCCTTCCGCTACGAAGATCGCACCGAATACCGCCCCCTGCGATCGCTGCGCGAAGGAGAGTGGGTCCTGACCCGGGGTCAAATCTGCAGCGTGGGGGGATTTGAAACGCGCCGCCGCAGACTTTCGGTGTTCGAGATCCTGGTGCGCGACGGGACCGCGAGCGTCGAACTCAAGTTTTTCAATCAACCCTACCTGCGCAACGTCTATCGGCAGGGAATGAAACTCGTCATTTATGGCCAGGTGAAGCGTGATACCTACGCCCGCGGAGCGCTCTGCTTCACTAATCCCGAGTGCGAAGTGCTCGAGGAGGAGTCTGCCGGAATCTCCGTGCACTCAGGGCGCGTGGTGCCGATTTATCGCAGGCTGGGCGCCCTGCGAGCCCGGGCGCTGCGCCAGATCCTTTATAGGGCGGTCGGTGGCATGCCGCCGGAAACGGTCGATCCGCTGCCTCCCTACCTTCGCCGCCAGTACCGCCTCCTCCCCCGGGCCAGGGCTCTGGCGCTGATCCATTTCCCGGAACTGCGGGCAACTGCTCCCGATGCGCGTGCCGCAGAAATGGAGATGCTGAACCGTGGCCTCTCGCCGGCCCACAAACGCATGATCTTCGAAGAACTTTTTCAGGCTCAGGTCGGTGTCGGGCTGGTGCGTGAAAGCCGGACACGTGTCCTGAAAGAAAGAAAGCTGCGCCTGGGTGAAGAGGTGCGGCGGGCGATCAAAAAGATCCTTCCGTTCCATCCGACCGTTGCGCAGAAACGCGTCCTGAAGGAGATTGCGGAGGACATGTGCTCGCCGCGCCCCATGAGCCGCCTGCTGCAGGGGGATGTCGGATCGGGGAAGACGATCGTCGCCGCGCAGGCTGCGATCATCGCCGTGGAGAACGGATTCCAGGCGGCGATCATGGCCCCTACGGAAATCCTGGCCGAGCAGCATTATTTCAATTTTCGCAGGCTTCTGGCACCGCTCCGTTACCCGATGGACATCCTCAGGGGCAGCCTGCCCGCAAAGGAGAAGCGGGGGGCACTGGAGCGCATCCGCAGCGGCGAGACGCGCGTCGCAATCGGGACGCACGCGCTCATCCAGGAAGGGGTGGAGTTCCGGAATCTGGCATTGGTCGTCGTCGATGAGCAGCACCGCTTTGGGGTCATCCAGCGCAATGTCCTAAAAAGCAAGGGGAAGTTGCCTGACATGCTGGTCATGACCGCCACCCCCATTCCCCGCTCACTGGCGCTGACCTTGTATGGCGACCTGGAGGTCTCGGTGATCGACGAATTGCCGCCCGGCCGCCGGCCCATCCAGACGCGCTGGATCCAGGGAAAGGAACGCGCCGAGGCATTTGACGAGATGCGCAGGGTAGCGGCAGAGGGGCACCAGGTCTACGTGGTCTATCCGCTGGTGGAGAAGACCGAGAAGTCTGACCTGCGCGCCGCCACCCAGATGGCCGCACAGCTCCAGGAAAAGATCTTCCCCGATCTGCGCGTCGGCCTGCTGCACGGGAAGATGAAGAGCGTCGAGAAAGACCAGATCATGAACGCTTTTGCGGCTGGAGAAATCCAGATCCTGGTGGCGACGACCGTAATCGAAGTGGGGGTGGATGTCGCCAACGCCACCCTCATGGTGATCGAGCATGCCGAACGATTCGGCCTGGCGCAGCTTCATCAATTGCGCGGGCGCGTGGGACGCGGCGCCGCGCAGTCGCTGTGCCTTCTGATCGGCAACGCCCGCGGCAACCCTGAAGCCCAACGCCGCCTGGAAATCATGTGCGAGACCAACGACGGCTTCCGCATTGCCGAGGTCGATCTCGAGCTGCGCGGGCCCGGTGAGATTGTGGGAACGCGCCAGTCGGGCATGCCCGTGTTTAAGTATGCGAACCTGGTCCGGGACCGGAAGGCGTTGGAGATCGCCCACACGGAAGCACAGCGGTTCATCCGCATGCTGAAGACCAATGCCGATGAAGAATGCCGCCGTATCGGGGCGCTGATACGGGAGCGGTGGCGCGACCGCTACGACATTGCATTGGCAGGATGA
- the der gene encoding ribosome biogenesis GTPase Der, translating into MFRVAIVGRPNVGKSTLFNRLCGTRKAIVGDEPGITRDRIYGTATWAGRTFEILDTGGAIPDVQDMIPRKILEQVEKAIRESSLLLLLVDGRAGVTAPDEQLLPILRRSGKPIWVVVNKIDVPALEAEAAAFYAWGAEELFAVSAEHGRGIGELLDAIAARAGDGSLEPAPAPAEEIAVAVVGRPNVGKSALVNRLLGMERTIVSEIPGTTRDAVDTLLIRDGIRYRIIDTAGIRRKGRTEGRTEKVSVVMARKNLEYAEVALLVLDAEEGVTKLDAAIGGYAEESGCSVLIVLNKWDKVEKHEHIVEKFTEAIRRRMKYLAYAPVLTVSALTGQRVSKLFDMIQQASEARKIHVPTGLLNNIFAPDLTEKWASSNPGQKLNIRYITQARSSPPTFVVFTTGREPLHFSTERFLINQIRERFGFGGTPIRIRQRTKPPRRR; encoded by the coding sequence ATGTTTCGAGTAGCCATCGTCGGCAGGCCCAATGTCGGCAAGTCCACTCTTTTCAACCGGCTGTGCGGCACGCGCAAGGCGATTGTCGGCGACGAGCCGGGCATCACGCGCGACCGCATCTATGGAACGGCCACGTGGGCCGGCCGGACCTTTGAAATCCTGGACACCGGTGGCGCGATCCCGGACGTGCAGGACATGATTCCGCGGAAAATCCTCGAACAGGTCGAGAAGGCCATCCGCGAATCGAGTCTACTGCTGCTCCTTGTGGATGGCCGCGCGGGCGTGACGGCGCCGGATGAGCAGCTGCTCCCCATCTTGCGCCGGTCGGGAAAGCCGATCTGGGTTGTCGTAAACAAGATCGACGTGCCCGCGCTCGAAGCCGAAGCGGCGGCGTTTTACGCCTGGGGCGCGGAAGAGCTGTTCGCCGTCTCGGCGGAGCATGGGCGGGGCATTGGAGAATTGCTCGATGCGATCGCCGCGCGCGCCGGTGATGGTTCTCTCGAACCGGCACCGGCGCCTGCGGAGGAGATTGCCGTCGCCGTGGTCGGGCGCCCGAATGTGGGAAAGTCGGCGCTGGTAAACCGCCTGCTTGGTATGGAACGGACGATTGTGAGCGAGATTCCGGGAACGACCCGGGATGCCGTGGACACGCTGCTGATCCGCGATGGTATCCGCTACCGGATCATCGACACGGCGGGCATCCGGCGCAAGGGCCGGACCGAGGGCCGGACCGAGAAGGTCAGCGTCGTAATGGCGCGCAAAAACCTGGAGTATGCAGAGGTGGCGCTCCTGGTACTGGACGCCGAGGAAGGCGTAACCAAGCTCGACGCGGCGATCGGCGGTTACGCCGAGGAGTCGGGTTGTTCCGTCCTCATCGTGCTCAACAAGTGGGACAAGGTCGAGAAGCACGAGCACATCGTCGAGAAGTTCACGGAGGCGATTCGCCGGCGCATGAAGTATCTGGCCTACGCTCCCGTCCTGACCGTTTCCGCCCTGACGGGGCAGCGCGTCTCGAAGCTCTTCGATATGATCCAGCAGGCTTCGGAGGCCCGGAAAATCCACGTCCCGACCGGGTTGTTGAACAATATATTTGCGCCGGATTTGACCGAGAAATGGGCTTCGAGTAATCCCGGGCAAAAGCTGAACATACGCTACATCACGCAGGCACGCTCCTCCCCGCCCACCTTCGTGGTGTTTACGACGGGCCGCGAACCGCTGCACTTTTCGACCGAACGCTTCCTCATCAACCAGATCCGGGAACGGTTCGGATTCGGCGGCACGCCGATACGTATCCGGCAGCGTACCAAGCCTCCCCGCAGGCGCTAG
- the rsmD gene encoding 16S rRNA (guanine(966)-N(2))-methyltransferase RsmD, whose translation MRIISGRFRGRRLKGPRGAALRPTGDRLKETLFNILGTRVSGAIVLDVFAGTGAIGLEAISRGAQEAVFIEASQEGAQLIRQNADLCGVTSGYRILHGDAFTSFRALAREGFRADITFLDPPYQWGPYCDLLETLFRVGISMPESQVVVEHHRRAELPESGLGFRRVRTVHQSDKCLSFYQRTEC comes from the coding sequence ATGCGCATCATCTCCGGCAGGTTTCGTGGAAGAAGGTTGAAGGGCCCCCGCGGCGCGGCTCTGCGCCCCACCGGCGATCGTCTCAAGGAAACACTGTTCAACATTCTCGGAACCCGAGTCAGCGGAGCCATCGTTCTAGATGTTTTCGCCGGCACCGGGGCAATCGGGCTCGAGGCGATCAGCCGGGGCGCGCAGGAAGCCGTTTTCATCGAGGCGAGCCAAGAGGGTGCGCAGCTGATCCGGCAGAATGCCGACTTGTGCGGCGTCACCTCCGGATACCGCATCCTCCATGGAGATGCTTTTACGTCCTTCCGCGCGCTGGCTCGCGAAGGCTTCCGGGCGGATATTACCTTTCTCGATCCTCCCTATCAGTGGGGCCCCTACTGCGACCTGCTCGAGACCCTGTTCCGCGTCGGCATCTCCATGCCGGAATCGCAAGTCGTGGTCGAACACCACCGGAGAGCCGAGCTGCCGGAATCGGGGCTCGGTTTCCGGCGCGTCCGTACCGTGCACCAAAGTGACAAGTGTCTCAGCTTTTACCAAAGGACCGAGTGCTGA
- a CDS encoding diacylglycerol kinase family lipid kinase — MKLAIIANPISGGGRACKQLQRHIQAWAHADWEVEMQATKCAGHAGVLAREILDRQPDLLAVCGGDGTLNEVLSSVPEPPFPVAMIPAGTANVLARELSLPLNPIQALDIALKRVVRRVDLGILQGRQQHRFLLMAGIGLDAYVVSRMRPNKRRLGIASFYLASLRAFLSYSFTEFSVCAPDETLKATSCLISNTRCYGGGLVFTPEADMSDGLLDILILRGKPGIEHFRFIFSAWLGRPRPASCVQRRRLPALRVEGPRGLWVQTDGEPIGTLPIDVTLSHASFPLVVPV; from the coding sequence TTGAAACTAGCCATCATTGCCAATCCGATCTCCGGGGGTGGCCGGGCCTGCAAGCAGCTGCAGCGCCACATCCAGGCGTGGGCCCACGCCGATTGGGAAGTGGAGATGCAGGCCACGAAATGCGCCGGGCACGCGGGCGTCCTTGCGCGCGAGATTCTCGACCGGCAGCCCGATCTGCTTGCCGTCTGCGGAGGTGATGGCACCCTCAATGAGGTTCTCTCGAGCGTTCCTGAACCCCCGTTTCCGGTGGCCATGATTCCGGCAGGCACCGCCAACGTCCTGGCCCGGGAACTGAGCTTGCCGCTGAATCCGATTCAAGCTCTCGACATCGCTCTGAAGAGAGTGGTGAGGCGGGTGGACCTGGGCATTCTGCAGGGGAGGCAGCAGCACCGCTTCCTGTTAATGGCCGGAATTGGTCTTGACGCCTACGTGGTCTCCAGGATGCGCCCGAACAAGAGGAGGCTGGGCATCGCGTCCTTCTATCTTGCGAGTCTGCGCGCGTTCCTGTCCTATTCATTTACAGAGTTTTCCGTCTGCGCGCCGGATGAGACTCTGAAGGCGACCTCGTGTCTTATCTCCAACACTCGTTGTTACGGCGGCGGCCTGGTGTTTACCCCTGAAGCCGACATGAGCGACGGCCTTCTCGACATACTCATCCTGCGTGGGAAACCCGGTATCGAACACTTCCGCTTCATCTTTTCCGCCTGGCTCGGCAGACCTCGTCCGGCTTCTTGCGTTCAGCGCCGCCGCCTGCCGGCCTTGAGGGTCGAGGGTCCTCGTGGGCTCTGGGTTCAAACGGATGGCGAGCCCATCGGAACACTTCCCATCGATGTCACGCTCTCGCACGCCTCTTTCCCTCTAGTCGTTCCCGTCTAG
- a CDS encoding type II secretion system protein GspG, with amino-acid sequence MRNFSRLCWYAGLIGLSFLPNGCGGRAVNKKTARDVIVGSPADALTKADLEVLSVTQVGSSEAVVETQLHSAFRLQRSGSEWVVCEVRVGHGQWEKVNDIMRALQQVKIDETRQSLEKIAAATEAYRQKNGRLPEFKDYIGLSDALYPLYLSPLIREDAWKHPLAAFRLGSDAIRLISAGPDGKQGTPDDIELTKTFPR; translated from the coding sequence ATGCGAAATTTCAGCCGTCTCTGTTGGTACGCCGGTTTGATCGGTCTGTCCTTCTTACCTAACGGATGCGGCGGACGGGCGGTCAACAAAAAAACAGCTCGCGACGTGATTGTCGGTTCTCCTGCCGACGCGCTGACGAAGGCAGACCTCGAAGTGCTGTCGGTCACACAGGTGGGGTCGAGCGAGGCGGTCGTGGAAACACAGCTCCATTCCGCGTTCCGCCTGCAGAGGAGTGGCAGCGAGTGGGTGGTTTGCGAGGTCCGCGTGGGCCATGGGCAGTGGGAAAAAGTGAACGACATCATGCGAGCCCTGCAGCAGGTCAAAATTGACGAGACCCGGCAGTCTCTCGAGAAAATCGCGGCCGCAACCGAAGCCTACCGGCAGAAAAACGGCCGTCTGCCGGAATTCAAAGACTACATCGGATTGTCGGATGCTCTCTACCCGCTTTATCTATCGCCGTTGATCCGCGAGGATGCATGGAAACATCCCTTGGCCGCTTTCCGCCTGGGCTCCGACGCGATCCGCCTCATTTCCGCAGGGCCCGACGGCAAGCAGGGTACACCGGACGACATTGAACTGACCAAAACCTTCCCTCGCTAG
- a CDS encoding RNA polymerase sigma factor, with protein MSQEIMDAGDCGKMDLSAIVESLMLHHRGRWLRFVQRMVENRADAEDVLQEAVLKMLVRDRHFYSPDQARMYLGRIICNTAIELYHTRKRNRRQYRPLHEHLLPAPNCGEPLCLLADQEELQSNARVLTLLHEGLARLPVKQYEALRLTVMDPAIESIRDAGVEHDIPYSTLRHRRLQGLRRLKRFLQRALRAGPARLLMA; from the coding sequence TTGAGCCAAGAAATCATGGATGCCGGCGATTGCGGGAAAATGGACCTCTCAGCCATCGTGGAAAGCTTGATGCTCCATCATCGGGGCAGGTGGCTCAGGTTCGTCCAGAGGATGGTGGAAAACCGGGCGGATGCCGAGGACGTCCTGCAGGAAGCGGTGCTGAAAATGCTTGTGCGCGACCGGCACTTTTATTCACCCGATCAGGCCAGGATGTATCTGGGGCGCATCATCTGCAACACGGCCATTGAGCTCTATCACACGCGCAAGCGCAATCGCCGGCAGTATCGCCCGCTGCATGAACATCTGCTGCCAGCGCCCAATTGCGGGGAACCGCTATGCTTGCTGGCGGACCAGGAGGAGTTGCAATCGAACGCGCGCGTGCTCACTCTCCTCCATGAGGGCCTAGCCCGGCTTCCGGTCAAGCAGTACGAGGCGCTGCGCCTGACGGTGATGGACCCGGCAATCGAGTCCATTCGCGACGCAGGCGTGGAGCACGATATCCCCTATTCAACGCTTCGGCACCGGAGGCTGCAGGGTCTCCGGCGGCTGAAACGATTTCTGCAGCGGGCGCTGCGTGCCGGCCCTGCGAGGCTTTTAATGGCATAA
- the surE gene encoding 5'/3'-nucleotidase SurE has protein sequence MVGGSNPLVPTIFFIVALFLLTNDDGIDAEGLKLLEKCLDGLGETVVVAPDRERSAVSHSLTLRTALELRQLRPNYFTLNGTPADCVIYALANVLTVQPDLVISGINHGANLGDDIMYSGTVAAAREASHRGIAAVAVSQAYDESPIRFEKGAKFVRTLVMTILERRSGSGLCLNVNIPVRRIRGVKITRQGCSQRFPHFNSLDRGDEAATADPEIVEDRHKSKIPADFQTIMEHYISVTPLQRDQTDYAMVDSLLKDPPRLFRRFRLPGIGLIG, from the coding sequence GTGGTCGGTGGTTCAAATCCACTCGTCCCGACCATATTTTTTATCGTGGCTCTATTTCTCCTCACAAACGATGATGGTATAGACGCGGAAGGCCTGAAGCTTCTCGAGAAGTGTCTCGATGGGCTGGGCGAGACCGTGGTAGTGGCTCCCGACCGGGAACGCAGCGCTGTGAGCCACAGCCTGACCCTCCGCACCGCGTTGGAATTGCGGCAGCTCCGCCCCAACTACTTCACCCTCAACGGCACACCTGCCGATTGCGTTATTTATGCATTGGCGAATGTTCTGACGGTGCAACCCGATCTGGTGATTTCGGGCATCAACCATGGCGCCAACCTGGGCGACGATATCATGTATTCAGGTACGGTCGCCGCGGCGCGCGAAGCCTCCCACCGCGGCATTGCCGCTGTTGCTGTATCTCAGGCCTATGACGAAAGCCCCATTCGCTTTGAAAAGGGGGCGAAGTTTGTCAGAACACTCGTCATGACCATCCTGGAGCGAAGGTCCGGCAGCGGCCTTTGTCTGAACGTAAATATCCCGGTGCGCCGAATCCGCGGGGTGAAGATCACGCGCCAGGGTTGCTCGCAGCGGTTCCCTCACTTCAACTCTCTCGACCGGGGCGACGAGGCCGCGACCGCTGATCCGGAAATCGTCGAAGATCGACACAAGTCAAAGATTCCTGCCGATTTCCAGACCATCATGGAACATTACATCTCAGTGACTCCTCTGCAGCGGGATCAGACGGATTATGCGATGGTGGATTCGCTGCTGAAAGATCCGCCGCGCCTGTTCCGCCGGTTCCGGCTGCCCGGAATTGGGTTGATCGGCTGA